The nucleotide window TATGATCACTAAGTATATAACAAGTCACCGGGGGGTGTCCTGAGGAGATGCTACAGCCAACACTTGACTCGCCCTCGAATCCTCGATCCTCTAAGTACATAACCAACATATCCATGCTTCATTCATTAAGGACGGTTTCAAAGGGAGCGCACAACTTATGGCAGCCTATACTATTTTGCTTGGAAAATTCGATGAATTAAAGAAGGTTCTTGCTTACTATTTTGTACTTGTAACGAATCAGCTTCATTATCTACAAGCCTTTAGCTTTTGACCGCGCAAGCCATTCCAAAATGCAGCTGCATTGACCACTTGCTTTCCCGGCTTCTGAACTTCTAGAACCTGCACTATCACCGATATTTTCTGCTTCAATCTTCGTGAACGTGaacaatattatattatattataaattataacagAAAAAACTATGATTTCTTAGTCGACGATGTTGAATACAAAGCCAAAAATAACCAATAGCACAATTCCGGGTAAAATTATCACCCTTTCAGATTCAACAAGAATCATAGCATACAATAATCAATTCCTTGATGGAGCTTTTAAGTTTCAATCGATAATCTTTTATTATTCATTTCCATATCTCCAGGCTTGGAATATCAGATATAAGACgtgaagggaaaaaggggtgggAATTGAAAGATAAAATTATATGAGAGTAAGAGAGAAAGATTTTGGATAACGGTTGAATGAGTTCCTATTATTCGGCAGTTTCTCAATTATCAATATCAATATTCAACTTCTACACCTTGACACAAACATGACTGAAACCACAGGTTTTCATTAGAATCATCGGATCAAAATTTCGGGTCAGGGGTTTCAGATCGGTTCAAAATCAGGTCATTGGTCCacattgattttaaaattattttaaatttattatgaaGTCGTGTTAACTAGGGTTCGGTTCCAAGGTCGGTTAAGTATCAGATTATCGGATCTTTTGGAACACCTCTAGCTGAAACAACTTTTTTGTTATCACCAAGAAGGGTATGGTTACGTACATCTGAGGTTTATGTAAAGTCAACATATATCCTTTAGCATCTATGAGCCAGGTAGCTCTTTCTATTTATGTGAAAACGCAAATGATGTTAGCTATTAAGGGTCGacaaaacaacctctttgttatcaccaACTAGGGTAAGATTGCGTAAATCTATTACCCCAAACATAGCCCAAGTGGGAGGCACTTAAAGCATTGGGGTAACAGAATGTTGTTGATCTATAAAGTAGCAAATTTTTTGCAGAGATTTAAGGGATAAAATGAAAACAGTAATACTTTGAGGCAACCAAAATGAGAAGACTATCACTGTGCAACGACGCTTTGTGCACCCGGCTGCCCTTTTTGTAATATTGAATAATCTCATTCGGAAGTGAAATAAATGCAGTGCTACTTCTAAAGGGTTTAAGGACTCTGACCTCTAAGACCGTGCCGCCAGCACATGTGATGATCAATGCACCATTTTTGAAAGCCGCATAATCTGATTCAGCATTCTGAACACCGGAATTGCTGGAAACTTTAGTTGTGATAATTTTAAGGTCTAGAATATTTTTTTGGTCATTTTCTGCATCCACAACTTGAAATTTGGCTCGAGTACCTGGCCAACCTGCAAATGCCCGGACCTAGAAATGCTGTGTCATAATTGTCTcaaatcaataaacaaacagGAAAAGAGCATCACCTTATTGTGCAGGATGGTAGCTTCTTGATCAAATGATAGCCATGATTCTTCCTGAACAATCTGCACAAACATTGAACATCCTAGTTCAAACTATTtgcacagaaaaaaaaaaacccgcatgacaaataaaaaatataacaaaactgATACCTTTGGGGCTAATGTGGCTTTAGAATCATCTTGAGGTTGTGCTTTAGCTCTCGCTGTTCCATCAAGTATTGAAGGAAGCTCATGCAATAGAAGTTTTGATCCTGAATGAATATAACTCAACATGATTAAATGACCCaataaatcatgtgcactttttaTATAGGAAAAATCATCATGAATAAAACAACTTTTcgttaatttccctacaataataccaacttttgattaaccatgaataacaccaacttagggggtttttcctagaataatgcCAATTTTAGTTTATCAGCTAATTTACCCTTTTTTTGGTCATATAATTTgctataatttgatttttaacatgttaagaATATTCTAGGGAAACGCCAAAATAAGTTGTATTaatcatggttaatcaaaagttggtattattgtaggaaaataagcaaaaggttgtattattcccggtaatttttccttttatatatGTAAGGTTgcagatgatgtttgctaccctctttgttatcactaataaaAGTAAGGTTGCGTATATTCGACCCCCAAATCCCGCATAGGTGGGAGCTAGTCAATGGCGTCAGGGTAAATGGGTAATGAAAAGCATCATGATCAACATCAAAGAAGAACCCTTTTGATGAGAGGATGGTTTGCTATACGGGGAGGGATAGAAATAACACAACATACCATTCGAGAAGTACGTAAGTTCTCATTCACTCTGTCAATAACACCAAAATTCTATTCTGAATTTGCCTTTTTTTTCCTTGCATCCGATTGGGAGCGACATGGATGCAGATTATTGGTTTTAGAACTATATGATGTGATTGAAAGGCTGCTAGATGACACCAAGGATCTCGAAAGAGTATTCTAATTAGCATCGCTAACTATCAAGACTGTTAATCATTTACAAAACAATGGCAGTTGAGATCACTTACAGCTCAAACAAGGTTAACATATCAGCAAATAAAGCAACAAAGCACAAAATATTCAGCAAGTAATTGATCAGGAAAGTTGAAAGCTGACGCACCAAGATCAAAGAGAACATCCAGTAGATCTGGGGCCTGCACACAAATTGATAAACGAATAAGACAAATGCATGCATGGTGCCTAAATATAACAGAAAATCTGATACATCAAGTTCTTGCGACTCAAACTACCACTGTCAGTTGCAAATCAAAAAGTATACGAAGTACATATTTGCTTAAAAGCTATATTACTTGCACTTGGGTATTGATGTTGGAcactggtacgtgtccaagtgtcggatacgtctaaatattcaattttacgcctaaaatgaagtgtctaagtggcataccaatgtccgaggatCAAGAATCGGACATGAATacatgaagcaaaatgaagagtccgagtaacatagcttAAAAGTAAGAGCCAGCAAAGAAGCTATCGCCGTATCTATAGCATGTCTCCTGTCTGCCAACACTTAGGCACCCTCATGAAATTCACATTGCGATGTTCGCAAAATGAGTCATAACACCGAGAGGTGCCATGTCCGCGATATTGCTGCTGTTACCATCGAGACGTCcaccttttttttcaattagaactcgaaattaaaataaagagaaCAAAAATCATGTAAGTACCTTAATATTGTCATCAACGCGAAATCTTTGAGATGCAATGACAGGTCCAGCATCCAGTGCTCTTACAGTGAATGCTAAAGAAACACCAGTTTCGTTTACACCATCCTAGAAACATTTAAAGCATCCGAACATATGAAAACTTCAGATTAAATACGCATGACGCCTGAAAGTTTAGAATTAGCATTAAGTAATTTTAACCTGCAATGCTCTCTGAACAGGAGCAGCACCTCGGTACAGGGGTAGCAAGCTTGGGTGTATATTTACCGTGCCTACGCTTatgttaaaacaaaaaagacGCATTATGTTGCGGATGAATATTCCCAGTAAACAAATACTTATACAGTAAACAAAAACAACGTCCCAACCTTGCTTCGGGATGTTTAGGAACTTGGTGGATAGAATATTCCCATACGCTGCTGTAATACAGAGTTCTGGCTCCAACTCTCTTAAATTGGCCAACAACCATTCCTAGTGATGATAGTTCCATATGATTATCAACCCAATTATAGGCAAACCAAACAATATGCACACCATATTTCTTTCATAAGATTTTCAATCTTCAAGAAAACAAGGTCTAAAATTAAATCTAGTATAATGCTATACGCGCTTCATTCAGAGTAATTAATTTTAGTGAAATTTCATGTGGTAACCCAGAATTTTCGGTTTctccacgtggtagacaaatCTTTTTTTAATCCACATGGTGATCTTGACCTTACGATTTTTCCACGTGGTGGACAAAAGGAacgttttttttgttaactttgcGCTCTTTTTACTCAACGTATtgacatttttttcaaaaaaacaaacgtcgtgatcaccctaattgaccacatattttgaaattcggttgaaataattacttaatttaatcACACACTCTTAATTTAATCACACTTAAAATTTTGACTATCACATGGAAAAGTTGAAAGTTCAAGGTCACCACgttgatttaaaaaaacaattgtGAAAGCAAAGAACTCAGGGtcaccacgtggaatttcccttaaTTTTATTTCCTGGTAACTCTACAGTAATTTGGGGGCATCATTCCGCAGCCCGGTAATCACAGGcttacaaaacaaataatacGAAAATAATCTCTAACAATAGAGAAACTTAAAATGGCAATGTCAACGTAATTACCTCACTGGCCCGCTCTGGTGTGAAAATGAGATTAGGAGAGAAACCCCTATCAAGGGCATATTGAGCAACAGCAGAAGGAAGCACCTTCCTGCCCCTATTTTTCTGCGAAGGCGGTTGGGTAACGATGGCTGCAACCTAGTTTCCATCAATACATATTGATATGACAAAAGGAAAGAGCAGTCAATGGAAACAATCAGAAAGGACTAACAAATTTTTCATGCATTTGCATCATTGCATAGATATAATAATGGCACAATTCAAGGGCATTATAACATGGAAAAGGGTCAATAAGTATACCTTTCTCTACCGGTAAAAATTCCAATATTCTACAAATGCAGAAAATCGAAATTTACATAGAACTAAGGTTGCACTTGCAATAACATCATTACCCTTAGTTGTATTCTAGAATAACAAAATGATGAACTAAATTCATCCATAATAGCAACAAATTTTACATCTTTAGGAAAAAAACAACTTACTTCAAACAATAGGAGTATAGGACAACAAAAATCATTACAttgtaaaaataattcaaaccaATGAACTCTTGATTTCAGAagatttacaaataaaataatagttgcAATGACATCAGAATCCCTAATTGCATTCATAATGCCAAAATGCTGAAACCAACTCACCCATAATAGCAATAAAGTTTACATCTTTGAAACAAACCCAAGTGATAAAACAATACATTTGCATCATAATTCAAGGAAAGCACCCAAAAATTGAAGGGAAGCCAAATTTATCAACATAACTAAGTGTAAAAACTGTTAATTTTACAAGAGTTTACATAAAAGTAGTAGTTACAAATACAATAACATCAAAACACCTTAACTGTGTTCAGAATGCTAAAAAGTTGAACTCAATTCACACAGTATAGCAACAAAGTTTACgggtttgtttggcaaatcgTTGTTGTTGCCTGGTTTGACCTACGGGGAATATTGGCAAATAAGCCAAGTTTTTAAGCTACATGTTTGATCCACCACTTAAAGAGACGTATGGTagaaattatttactaattgttGGATGTTTACTTGAGAAAAAGTTGGCCAAAAGCAGTTCAGCCAACTTACTAAACACTTATTTGGCTGCCTAAAAAGACAAAAGTCAATTAAAAAGCCAACAACATAAAAGCTTATTGCCAATTGCCAAAAAAGACATCATTAGAACAACCTCTACTTAGTTCAAGCAATAAAACATCTAAATTACATCACATTGTAAtaataactcaaaaaaaaaaccccaaaatttGAAAGGAATTCAAATTTATCAGCATAAATAAGTGTAGTAACCCTTGATTGTATTTTGGAATAACGAAATGCTGAACTCAATACACCCGTAATAGCAATAAATCCATTTCAATTCAAGCAATAAAACATCAAAACGCCATTAAAACCCTTAAGTTAGAAGAACCCACCTCAAAAGATGAGTTTGAAGACTGAGATGCATTGAAGAGAGCATCAAGCACCTTTGTTGACACCTGCAAAACAAGCAATCAATATCCAAATAAAgcagaataataataaaagggaGAACAAGAAGAAGGAAATGGAGAAAAAAACCTGTGGAGAACCCAAGAAAACAAGAGGTTTCTTTTTAAGTGAAGAAGCAAGAGGAGAAGAAGATGAGCAGCAAAAACAGCGTCTCAACAACAGGGTAGTGTTCATTTTATCCAACAAAGTAACTGTATAATTCTTGGTAATTTTATAGGAAAAGAAAATGGTGGGATAATTAACATATTGGAATTTGATTTGTTGTTTCAACTCttcctatttatattatttccgTTTGTTATTTGATAAAAAGGTCTTTCTTccatctcaaaataaaaaacttttattttatcttctctttaatttatattaattgagcTATTTAACTCGTATATTTAATGTGTATTTTAAAGAGACGTCTTTTACAATAAATTGTGctctatttatataataaagtcagaataaataatttttatttattttattttaatattttaataatgtttatgtctTCGTATATCTTACATTAAGAGTCACTTATAATTGCTTATAATTGcatatattttttcttcattttattaaaatatttttaatagttttagacttatagtcttttttttttctaatcacATATTAGAAAaaactatttataattaaaattgagttaTCGGTATCATATTAAGACCGTCGTTAGCAAGATTAGGTGTAATTAAATATCCTTCAATTCAACCCTCATTTGTTCAAGCCTGAAACAAGGTTACATCTTCCTTTCACAAGAACAAAATTGAAATTCCATTAAAAATTTGGACTAACTTTCAAATCCTGTTATtaattttgtagttttttttggttaaaagCAACAACATTAGAAATGGGTCAATCTCAAAGTAAAATTTCCACCATTGCTGAGACCCCAAAAGAGAACACAAATGCCTCTGCTCCTCCTTCCATGGATTCTCTACTTGCAGGTTTATTCCAATAATTCTtcctagttttattttatttttttccaccTGGTCTTTTATTAGTACTATAATTGTAGTTTACTCTtaaaatttcttttctttttttttttgaatttttgaaaaaatacaaCCTTATTTTCTCAGAAAaggtaaataaaattgaaagttTGCCCCTTTTCAGTTGTTTATGTTCCGGGAAATCATTTGACTAATGAAGTTTTAATCTTTTGAGATTGGATTGTTGAGAATCGAAATAATCATTAACCAAATTAGTACTGTGAAATTACTGATGTTTTAGAGTTATTAAATTGAAAGTCATTCAATTCTTTTGGTTGTAAGAGTGAATTGTATGGGATTTTCAGGATCATTTTCTGTAACTATGACTCTGAGTATGCCTTGGCAAGAATTTCTGGTTTTATGTTCTTACTGCAAAATGAACACTTTGGATGGTTCTTATTGCCAAGAACTTTGGATAATGTAGTATTTCATTGTACTTGTCTTTCATAGATAGGTTTATAGATTAGTTataaactttgattgttttgtttGTGACTAGAGGcgttcaaaacagacccgatgATCAGAAATTTACTCAATTTTGTAACCGAGCCCGAATTGTCCCGactataaaaatgatttacaattatgtccAAAACATTATGGACACAAAACCTGATTTCAAATCGACTCGAAATACCTAATACGAAATCAATTCAATAACCAGAATGAATACCTCTACTTGTAACCATAGAAGAGTAGTAGTAGCTAATGGATGTTGAGCCAACATGTTAAAAAGTTCAGAAGCTAAATGGAAAAAACTCAATGATATGGGGGGAGTTGAGTGTATATTTGAAGCTTCTATTATGAACTGCATCGAATGTTCGAAGTTTGGTCATGGAATGAAGGAAAGGGGTAAAGTATGAAACACTGAAAGTTGAGGGAAAATGAGTACATCAAGGTTGTTATACAAGAGCTCATATCTGACATGGGTATGTGTCTGAGTGTCCAATTCACCTAAATTATGGGGTCCAATCTAGTGTCTTAGTGTCGTACTCATATTCCAATGTCGAGGTTTCGATACTGGTACTTGAGGTAAATGAAGAATTCGATTAACAAAGAGGTTGtcatttttgttaattattgtgTTTGGCTATGTGGGTTATGGAAgaattttttctttgttgactCTTGAGTATATCTTTCACTCAGTTTATTCATTTATAATTGTCTGATGCTATATAGACATTTGGGTTTCTTGGAAACAAGAGTTTTAGTAGTAGCCTATGTTACGtggaaacaaaatttttttaaaattattgttcCTTATCCCTATACCCGTATCTAATATTAGGATGGTGTCC belongs to Amaranthus tricolor cultivar Red isolate AtriRed21 chromosome 17, ASM2621246v1, whole genome shotgun sequence and includes:
- the LOC130804206 gene encoding uncharacterized protein LOC130804206 produces the protein MNTTLLLRRCFCCSSSSPLASSLKKKPLVFLGSPQVSTKVLDALFNASQSSNSSFEVAAIVTQPPSQKNRGRKVLPSAVAQYALDRGFSPNLIFTPERASEEWLLANLRELEPELCITAAYGNILSTKFLNIPKQGTVNIHPSLLPLYRGAAPVQRALQDGVNETGVSLAFTVRALDAGPVIASQRFRVDDNIKAPDLLDVLFDLGSKLLLHELPSILDGTARAKAQPQDDSKATLAPKIVQEESWLSFDQEATILHNKVRAFAGWPGTRAKFQVVDAENDQKNILDLKIITTKVSSNSGVQNAESDYAAFKNGALIITCAGGTVLEVLEVQKPGKQVVNAAAFWNGLRGQKLKACR